Genomic segment of Pseudothermotoga hypogea DSM 11164 = NBRC 106472:
AGTTTTCCTCCTTCTCCCCAGGAAATCCGACGATAACACTCGATCGAATGGCTGCGTCCGGCAGGGCTTTGCGTATCGAAAAGATCATTTCCAGTAGCTGATCACTCTTTTTGACCCTACCCATCTTAGCGAGCACCTCATCGCTGCCATGCTGGACTGGCAGATCAAAATAATGCAGAACTTTACGAGCATTACAGAAACTGCTCAGTATTTCTTCGTCGAAATGGTCAGGGTGCATGTACATGACCCTCAAGCGGAATTCACCTTCTACAGAGTCCAGAGCTCTCAAGAGTTTTGGAAGGGAAGGTTCACCGTACAGATCGATCCCATAACCGGTCGTATCTTGAGCGACGAGTATGATCTCTTTAACACCGTTTCGAACGAGTTCTCTCACTTCCGCCTCTATGCTCTCGATGCTGCGACTCCTGAACCTTCCCTTGAACGACGGAATGGCGCAGAAAGTGCAGTTTCGATCACATCCGTCCGCGATCTTGACGTACGCATAACTGTTGAACCTCGAGCGCGGGGCACACTCGTAGACTGTCTCTGGCTGTTCTACCAGAAAGCGGACTCTCTTTTCGAGGGCCTCGGCAAGCCGTTGAGGAGAAAGCACACCGTACCAGGCATCCACTTCGGGCAGTTCCTCGACAAGTTGCGGAGCATACCTCTGTACGAGGCAACC
This window contains:
- the rimO gene encoding 30S ribosomal protein S12 methylthiotransferase RimO: MKIGIKVLGCPKNEADCDVLEAILRGRGHEIVHSVDAADAIVIDTCCFIEDAKRESIDEILDFIEYKKKKPFFLCVKGCLVQRYAPQLVEELPEVDAWYGVLSPQRLAEALEKRVRFLVEQPETVYECAPRSRFNSYAYVKIADGCDRNCTFCAIPSFKGRFRSRSIESIEAEVRELVRNGVKEIILVAQDTTGYGIDLYGEPSLPKLLRALDSVEGEFRLRVMYMHPDHFDEEILSSFCNARKVLHYFDLPVQHGSDEVLAKMGRVKKSDQLLEMIFSIRKALPDAAIRSSVIVGFPGEKEENFEELLEFLKVAKFERLGCFVYSDEEGTLASELRGKVDEEIAKERMEEILALQAELARESLSRFVGEKLQVLVEKETKNHYIARSHLDAPEVDGIVKVRKNGKLNLPSFQLVRILDTDGFDLRGVLA